A genome region from Microbacterium terricola includes the following:
- a CDS encoding DUF5684 domain-containing protein codes for MSTSIDASTIVAVWLTSIVIGVILYVWVALALSAVFAKAGEERWKAWVPVLNTIVLLQLGAFSGWLVLLALIPVAGALALWIVLIVACHRINLSFGFGAGMTVLAALLFPIWASVVGFGPAVWIGTEPAAGPRRGVPRAAAPGASASRTPAASAPPTLPVVIPPRPPMPQPAADVWAPAPSRAGYPAGAVDEDDDLEGIDDPIPGGRRAARVIPDDGPTELADRPDPFAPDPFAPAPHAAPAPSAPEPPAPEPPAPEPPAAAAPAQTWAGYDLGAAGATSDVTAAPTDAPEPIAAVPILRRSTARPADAPPPVSAVPEAEEAEPEVVEPWAPARSRRADPDAFDESSGSVSAIAGAPVAGAPRSAQSSVSALHADPHIPEDGDDDETIVARRRTAAWSLVPPNGPAIAITADVVILGRRPLRDRQHPQAQLVSIDDDTVSKTHARLVLRGDRWYVTDLDSTNGVLFATFMGTDVEAPPGVETEAGEKFLLGDAEVKLVKNEA; via the coding sequence ATGAGCACCTCCATCGACGCCTCGACGATCGTCGCCGTGTGGCTGACGAGCATCGTCATCGGCGTGATCCTCTACGTGTGGGTAGCCCTGGCTCTCTCCGCCGTGTTCGCCAAGGCCGGAGAGGAGCGCTGGAAGGCGTGGGTGCCCGTGCTCAACACGATCGTCCTGCTCCAGCTCGGCGCCTTCTCGGGCTGGCTGGTCCTCCTCGCGCTGATCCCCGTCGCCGGCGCCCTCGCGCTGTGGATCGTGCTGATCGTCGCGTGCCACCGCATCAACCTGTCCTTCGGCTTCGGCGCGGGCATGACGGTCCTCGCCGCGCTGCTGTTCCCGATCTGGGCCTCCGTGGTCGGCTTCGGACCCGCGGTGTGGATCGGCACCGAGCCGGCAGCTGGTCCCCGCCGCGGCGTGCCCCGCGCCGCGGCGCCCGGTGCGTCCGCGAGTCGCACCCCGGCCGCGTCAGCGCCCCCGACCCTCCCCGTCGTGATCCCGCCGCGGCCGCCGATGCCGCAGCCCGCTGCGGACGTGTGGGCGCCGGCTCCGTCGCGCGCAGGCTATCCGGCGGGCGCGGTCGACGAGGACGACGACCTCGAGGGGATCGACGATCCGATCCCGGGCGGACGCCGCGCCGCGCGGGTCATCCCCGACGACGGCCCGACCGAGCTGGCCGACCGGCCCGATCCGTTCGCCCCCGATCCGTTCGCCCCCGCCCCGCACGCCGCGCCGGCGCCTTCCGCACCGGAGCCCCCGGCACCGGAGCCCCCCGCACCGGAGCCGCCCGCCGCGGCCGCCCCGGCGCAGACCTGGGCGGGCTACGACCTGGGCGCCGCCGGTGCGACCTCTGATGTCACTGCCGCGCCGACCGACGCGCCGGAGCCGATCGCCGCGGTGCCGATCCTGCGCCGCTCGACCGCGCGGCCCGCTGACGCGCCCCCGCCGGTGTCGGCCGTCCCCGAAGCCGAGGAGGCCGAGCCCGAGGTCGTCGAACCCTGGGCGCCCGCGCGGTCGCGTCGCGCCGACCCCGACGCCTTCGACGAGTCGTCCGGCTCCGTCTCGGCGATCGCCGGCGCGCCGGTGGCCGGTGCCCCGCGGTCGGCGCAGAGCTCCGTCTCCGCCCTGCACGCCGATCCCCACATCCCGGAGGACGGCGACGACGACGAGACGATCGTCGCGCGCCGTCGCACGGCGGCCTGGTCCCTCGTGCCGCCCAACGGCCCGGCGATCGCGATCACCGCCGACGTCGTCATCCTGGGCCGCAGGCCCCTGCGCGACCGCCAGCATCCGCAGGCGCAGCTCGTCTCGATCGACGACGACACCGTCTCGAAGACGCATGCGCGTCTCGTCCTCCGCGGCGATCGCTGGTACGTGACCGACCTCGACTCCACCAACGGCGTGCTGTTCGCCACCTTCATGGGCACGGACGTCGAGGCCCCTCCGGGCGTCGAGACCGAGGCGGGGGAGAAGTTCCTCCTCGGCGACGCCGAGGTCAAGCTGGTCAAGAACGAGGCATGA
- the fusA gene encoding elongation factor G, producing the protein MAQEVLTDLNKVRNIGIMAHIDAGKTTTTERILFYTGVNHKIGETHDGAATTDWMEQEQERGITITSAAVTCFWDKNQINIIDTPGHVDFTVEVERSLRVLDGAVAVFDGKEGVEPQSETVWRQADKYDVPRICFVNKMDKLGADFYFTVDTIVNRLKAKPLVLQLPIGSESDFVGVVDLVEMRALVWPGDAKGDVTMGAKYEIQEIPAELADKAAEYREILLETVAESDEELLEKHFGGEPLTVAEIKGAIRKLTINSELYPVLCGSAFKNRGVQPMLDAVVDYLPSPLDVPAIEARDPKNEETIIERHADRDEPFAALAFKIVTHPFFGRLTYIRVYSGHLDSGAQVVNATKGKKERIGKIFQMHANKEMPVDSVTAGHIYAVIGLKDTTTGDTLSDSQNQVVLESMTFPEPVIEVAIEPKTKADQEKLGLAIQKLAEEDPTFRVEQNSETGQTVIKGMGELHLDILVDRMKREFKVEANVGKPQVAYRETIRKSVEKHDYTHKKQTGGSGQFAKIQFTIEPLEVTADKTYEFENKVTGGRIPREYISPTDQGFQDAMNVGVLAGYPMVGVKAILLDGASHDVDSSEMAFKIAGSMGFKEAVRRANPVILEPIMAVEVRTPEEYMGDVIGDLNSRRGQIQSMEDAAGVKVVRANVPLSEMFGYIGDLRSKTSGRAVYSMEFDSYAEVPRNVMDEIVQKTKGE; encoded by the coding sequence GTGGCACAAGAAGTGCTCACCGACCTCAACAAGGTCCGCAACATCGGCATCATGGCGCACATCGATGCCGGCAAGACGACGACGACCGAGCGCATCCTGTTCTACACGGGCGTCAACCACAAGATCGGCGAGACCCACGACGGCGCTGCCACCACCGACTGGATGGAGCAGGAGCAGGAGCGTGGCATCACGATCACCTCTGCCGCTGTCACGTGCTTCTGGGACAAGAACCAGATCAACATCATCGACACGCCCGGTCACGTCGACTTCACGGTCGAGGTCGAGCGCTCGCTCCGCGTCCTCGACGGCGCCGTCGCCGTCTTCGACGGCAAGGAGGGCGTCGAGCCCCAGTCCGAGACCGTGTGGCGTCAGGCCGACAAGTACGACGTCCCCCGCATCTGCTTCGTCAACAAGATGGACAAGCTGGGCGCCGACTTCTACTTCACGGTCGACACGATCGTGAACCGCCTGAAGGCCAAGCCGCTCGTGCTGCAGCTGCCCATCGGCTCCGAGAGCGACTTCGTCGGCGTCGTCGACCTCGTCGAGATGCGCGCGCTGGTCTGGCCCGGCGACGCCAAGGGCGACGTGACCATGGGCGCCAAGTACGAGATCCAGGAGATCCCGGCCGAGCTCGCCGACAAGGCAGCGGAGTACCGCGAGATCCTCCTCGAGACGGTCGCCGAGTCCGACGAGGAGCTTCTCGAGAAGCACTTCGGCGGCGAGCCCCTCACAGTCGCTGAGATCAAGGGCGCGATCCGCAAGCTCACGATCAACTCGGAGCTCTACCCGGTCCTGTGCGGCTCGGCGTTCAAGAACCGCGGCGTGCAGCCCATGCTCGACGCGGTCGTGGACTACCTCCCGTCGCCGCTCGACGTGCCCGCCATCGAGGCGCGCGACCCGAAGAACGAAGAGACCATCATCGAGCGTCACGCCGACCGCGACGAGCCGTTCGCGGCGCTCGCGTTCAAGATCGTCACGCACCCCTTCTTCGGTCGCCTGACCTACATCCGCGTCTACTCGGGTCACCTCGACTCGGGCGCCCAGGTCGTCAACGCGACCAAGGGCAAGAAGGAGCGCATCGGGAAGATCTTCCAGATGCACGCCAACAAGGAGATGCCGGTCGACTCGGTCACCGCCGGTCACATCTACGCGGTCATCGGCCTGAAGGACACCACCACCGGTGACACCCTCTCCGACAGCCAGAACCAGGTCGTCCTCGAGTCGATGACGTTCCCGGAGCCGGTCATCGAGGTCGCGATCGAGCCCAAGACGAAGGCCGACCAGGAGAAGCTGGGTCTCGCGATCCAGAAGCTCGCCGAGGAGGACCCGACGTTCCGCGTCGAGCAGAACTCCGAGACCGGTCAGACCGTCATCAAGGGCATGGGCGAGCTGCACCTCGACATCCTCGTGGACCGCATGAAGCGCGAGTTCAAGGTCGAGGCCAACGTGGGCAAGCCCCAGGTCGCGTACCGCGAGACGATCCGCAAGTCGGTCGAGAAGCACGACTACACGCACAAGAAGCAGACCGGTGGATCGGGTCAGTTCGCCAAGATCCAGTTCACGATCGAGCCTCTCGAGGTCACGGCCGACAAGACGTACGAGTTCGAGAACAAGGTCACCGGTGGCCGCATCCCGCGCGAGTACATCAGCCCGACCGACCAGGGCTTCCAGGACGCCATGAACGTCGGCGTGCTCGCCGGCTACCCCATGGTGGGCGTCAAGGCGATCCTGCTCGATGGCGCATCGCACGACGTCGACTCCTCGGAGATGGCGTTCAAGATCGCCGGCTCGATGGGCTTCAAGGAGGCCGTCCGCCGCGCGAACCCGGTCATCCTCGAGCCGATCATGGCCGTCGAGGTGCGTACGCCCGAGGAGTACATGGGCGACGTCATCGGCGACCTGAACTCGCGTCGTGGCCAGATCCAGTCCATGGAGGATGCTGCGGGCGTCAAGGTCGTGCGGGCGAACGTGCCGCTGTCCGAGATGTTCGGCTACATCGGCGACCTCCGCTCGAAGACCTCCGGCCGCGCCGTCTACTCCATGGAGTTCGACAGCTACGCCGAGGTCCCGCGCAACGTCATGGACGAGATCGTCCAGAAGACCAAGGGCGAGTAG
- the rpsL gene encoding 30S ribosomal protein S12, with the protein MPTIQQLVRKGRAPKVTKTKAPALKANPQQAGVCTRVYTTTPKKPNSAMRKVARVKLRNGTEVTAYIPGEGHNLQEHSLVLVRGGRVKDLPGVRYKIVRGALDTQAVKNRKQARSRYGAKKG; encoded by the coding sequence GTGCCAACCATTCAGCAGTTGGTTCGCAAGGGGCGTGCGCCGAAGGTCACCAAGACCAAGGCTCCCGCGCTGAAGGCGAACCCGCAGCAGGCCGGCGTCTGCACCCGCGTCTACACGACCACCCCCAAGAAGCCGAACTCGGCGATGCGCAAGGTCGCCCGTGTCAAGCTCCGCAACGGCACCGAGGTCACCGCGTACATCCCCGGTGAGGGCCACAACCTCCAGGAGCACTCGCTGGTGCTCGTGCGCGGCGGTCGTGTGAAGGACCTCCCGGGTGTCCGCTACAAGATCGTCCGCGGCGCCCTGGACACCCAGGCCGTCAAGAACCGCAAGCAGGCTCGCAGCCGCTACGGCGCGAAGAAGGGTTAA
- a CDS encoding RDD family protein gives MTEPATEVDEARHLGLVAAAPGIRSLAFAIDLTVAAVLATPIVIGAVLAAAEGESSALTVILVASGAAALVLFAVGQLLAHGRRGVTVGKAALRLRSVSALSYGRPGFWRVCLRALTLAASGLVPVVGPVVLLSSSLWDPQGRGRSILDRMVGCWLIDARAGLDPFDATALRRARRALRDRPEGLDEQLASMASGAPADASLRVPAERSRAGVVGAGETGAQWALAAELAVAPPIDHLPEPDLIGAPASAPTSAIPSSPGVARSASSVADAPDVATAVPDADVPPVRARRRVKGVLRFDDGTTARIGAFGLIGRDPVPGAGEEGALAIPLADPQRLMSKTHLAFGQDAEGLWVIDRGSRNGTQLLSPGGEVVEATPGERVRVPEGWVVQVGGRSFTAAKGDGE, from the coding sequence ATGACCGAGCCAGCCACCGAGGTCGACGAGGCGCGCCATCTCGGGCTCGTCGCCGCCGCCCCTGGCATCCGCTCGCTTGCCTTCGCGATCGACCTCACCGTCGCCGCGGTGCTCGCGACGCCCATCGTCATCGGCGCGGTGCTCGCCGCCGCCGAGGGGGAGTCGTCGGCACTGACGGTGATCCTCGTCGCGAGCGGCGCCGCAGCCCTCGTGCTCTTCGCGGTCGGTCAGCTGCTCGCCCACGGTCGTCGTGGCGTGACGGTGGGGAAGGCGGCGCTGCGGCTGCGGTCGGTGAGCGCCCTCAGCTACGGACGGCCTGGCTTCTGGCGGGTCTGCCTGCGTGCGCTGACGCTGGCGGCCAGCGGGCTCGTCCCCGTCGTCGGCCCCGTGGTGCTGCTGTCGTCGAGCCTGTGGGATCCGCAGGGCCGCGGTCGCAGCATCCTCGATCGGATGGTCGGATGCTGGCTCATCGACGCGCGTGCGGGGCTCGATCCGTTCGACGCCACCGCGCTCCGCCGCGCCAGGCGCGCCCTGCGCGATCGCCCAGAGGGCCTCGACGAGCAGCTCGCGTCGATGGCCTCGGGCGCTCCCGCCGACGCGTCGCTCCGGGTACCAGCGGAGCGCTCCCGGGCCGGCGTGGTGGGCGCGGGCGAGACCGGTGCGCAGTGGGCCCTGGCGGCGGAGCTCGCCGTCGCGCCCCCGATCGACCACCTGCCCGAGCCCGACCTGATCGGGGCGCCCGCGTCCGCGCCGACGTCGGCCATCCCGTCCTCGCCGGGCGTCGCGCGGTCCGCGAGCTCTGTCGCCGATGCGCCGGACGTCGCGACCGCGGTGCCCGACGCGGACGTGCCTCCGGTCCGCGCGCGCCGCAGGGTGAAGGGCGTCCTGCGGTTCGACGACGGCACGACGGCCCGCATCGGCGCGTTCGGTCTGATCGGGCGCGACCCCGTGCCCGGTGCCGGCGAAGAGGGCGCGCTCGCGATCCCGCTGGCCGATCCCCAGCGCCTGATGTCGAAGACTCATCTCGCGTTCGGGCAGGACGCGGAAGGGCTCTGGGTGATCGATCGCGGCTCGCGCAACGGCACGCAGCTGCTGTCCCCCGGTGGCGAGGTCGTCGAGGCGACGCCCGGCGAGCGGGTGCGCGTGCCGGAGGGCTGGGTGGTGCAGGTGGGTGGACGCTCGTTCACGGCGGCGAAGGGTGACGGCGAGTGA
- a CDS encoding WXG100 family type VII secretion target produces MADFKASYGEMEAMAGKLDSGREEIGDVLRRLKSDVDRLLGDDFKTQHASGKFGEGYNELTTGLEKAIEGISDMGESLRKMMQAIKDTDQALAGS; encoded by the coding sequence ATGGCGGATTTCAAGGCGTCTTACGGCGAGATGGAAGCCATGGCCGGCAAGCTCGACTCCGGTCGCGAGGAGATCGGCGATGTGCTCCGTCGCCTCAAGAGCGATGTCGACCGTCTGCTGGGTGACGACTTCAAGACGCAGCACGCGTCGGGCAAGTTCGGCGAGGGCTACAACGAGCTGACGACCGGACTGGAGAAGGCCATCGAGGGCATCTCCGACATGGGCGAGTCGCTGCGCAAGATGATGCAGGCGATCAAGGACACCGACCAGGCGCTCGCCGGCAGCTGA
- a CDS encoding FtsK/SpoIIIE domain-containing protein, whose protein sequence is MKLKLGLRRGADAVVDVVVTADATATVQDVAHALADGVHIDRGSVPTLVVTTPTGQSMQLDPTALIAQAPIGSGFDAAVVPAVAAPESGSAATAALLRIHNGPEAGRTIPLPHGASVIGRVSPASVVLDDPLVSKRHARIDVDNGIELVDLNSANGLLVDGGLVQRVRVLPGQIITIGATEVSFAMVAGVAGDDARVLERGGALMFNRSPRVEVRYPGREHRHPLIPNEADPRIFPWPMIMAPVLLGFAMFGFTQRASSLLIVLMAPLMMFGNFIGQRTQQGKKLKLEIETFETQIDELEDRLLSEEVLERDRRRAEAPATATVYENAMALGPLLWTRRPEHWNFLGLRLGVGASASRGTIQEATDQRGIAEYAHRVNALRDRFATIEGVPLVELLPSAGAIGIAGPKDLAADVVRGIGVQLFGLHAPNEVVTAAIIDPGWTGDIEWMKWLPHTTSPRSPFAEMALADSQSAGTALLNALEEMILARLSASATRRGPLGEGDTSMALGRRVGEMASSDKGAVEDVSLVLFVSNDAPVDRPRLTQVIERGPDAGVYTVFVAPTVESLPAACRTFIDVTGGLDDATVGWVRAGERAEGVVVEGVSREYADLFAKRMAPVVDSSSVAADSSDLPGSVSLLRLVGTDMAEEPGAVIERWRQTNSVIDRTPGPRPRLKRASTLKAFVGQGSPDAMSLDLRGQGPHALVGGTTGSGKSEFLQAWVLGMAAEYSPDRVTFLFVDYKGGSAFADCVELPHCVGLVTDLSPHLVRRALTSLRAELHHREHLFHRKKAKDLLELEKRQDPETPPALVLVIDEFAALVGEVPEFVDGVVDIAQRGRSLGIHLIMATQRPAGVIKDNLRANTNLRVALRMADEADSTDVVGEPLAAGFDPSLPGRGIAKTGPGRLVPFQSGYAGGWTADEPDRAQVRVAELRFGSLVQWESAEESESDTHDDDLGPNDQKRLVATLVRATAEAGIPAPRRPWLDDLAGTIDLRALPLDGGDSRIPIGLADIPERQLQDAVFFEPDTDGHMLVYGTSGAGKSAALRTIAIGAGARPDLGRTVVYAIDFGTGALRSLEVLPHVGSVVSGDDVERVQRLLRTLRGILDDRSKRYSAVSAATLGEYRQITGELSEPRIIVLIDGFGVFKQDWETTSARAAYYAIFMRMLGEGRPLGVHVVATADRYGAVPTAVSANVTKRIVLRMSDEGAYSILGVAKDVLSERSAPGRAIVDGFEAQVAVIGGTTNVAEQTLATEQFAAALRAAGAVEAREIGSLPVELVPAELPDRVDDLPVLGVGDDTLGPKGFEPIGTFVVAGPPQSGKTTALRGIVAAMERFDPEIELFHVGGRRAALRDFRPWQVAASGIEDVRALAKSLKDIVADEAGGKRIVIVVENIVEFGDTDAERPLKELFQAINRSDHLLIADGDVSQLSGGYGLVGELKAGRHGIALRPDSYDGDSLFKVPFPKVQRHEFPVGRGLFVENGRIVTVQLPRTDR, encoded by the coding sequence GTGAAGCTCAAGCTGGGACTGCGCCGCGGCGCGGACGCCGTCGTCGACGTCGTCGTGACCGCCGATGCGACCGCGACCGTGCAGGACGTCGCTCATGCGCTGGCGGACGGCGTGCACATCGACCGGGGGAGCGTCCCGACCCTCGTGGTGACCACCCCGACCGGGCAGTCGATGCAGCTGGATCCGACGGCATTGATCGCCCAGGCGCCGATCGGCTCCGGATTCGACGCGGCGGTCGTACCCGCGGTCGCCGCGCCGGAGAGCGGCAGCGCGGCCACCGCCGCGCTCCTGCGCATCCACAACGGCCCTGAAGCCGGGCGCACGATCCCGCTCCCGCACGGCGCGTCGGTGATCGGCCGGGTGTCCCCGGCGAGCGTGGTCCTCGATGACCCCCTGGTCTCGAAGCGTCACGCCAGGATCGACGTCGACAACGGCATCGAGCTGGTCGATCTGAACTCCGCGAACGGGCTGCTCGTGGACGGCGGGCTCGTGCAGCGCGTGCGCGTGCTGCCTGGCCAGATCATCACGATCGGCGCCACCGAGGTCTCGTTCGCCATGGTCGCCGGCGTCGCGGGCGACGATGCGCGGGTGCTCGAGCGCGGCGGGGCGCTGATGTTCAACCGCTCCCCCCGCGTCGAGGTGCGCTACCCCGGACGTGAGCACCGGCATCCGCTCATCCCGAACGAGGCGGATCCTCGCATCTTCCCGTGGCCGATGATCATGGCTCCGGTGCTGCTCGGGTTCGCGATGTTCGGCTTCACGCAGCGGGCCAGCTCGCTGCTGATCGTGCTGATGGCGCCGCTGATGATGTTCGGCAACTTCATCGGCCAGCGCACGCAGCAGGGCAAGAAGCTCAAGCTCGAGATCGAGACCTTCGAGACGCAGATCGACGAGCTGGAGGACCGGCTGCTCAGCGAGGAGGTCCTCGAGCGCGACCGACGCAGGGCAGAGGCGCCGGCGACCGCGACGGTGTACGAGAACGCCATGGCGCTCGGCCCGCTCCTGTGGACGCGCCGCCCCGAGCACTGGAACTTCCTGGGGCTCCGCCTCGGCGTGGGCGCGAGTGCGAGTCGGGGCACGATCCAGGAGGCCACCGATCAGCGCGGCATCGCCGAGTACGCGCACCGGGTGAACGCGCTGCGCGACCGGTTCGCCACGATCGAGGGCGTGCCCCTCGTCGAGCTCCTGCCCTCGGCGGGGGCGATCGGCATCGCGGGTCCCAAGGACCTCGCCGCCGACGTCGTCCGCGGCATCGGCGTGCAGCTGTTCGGCCTGCACGCACCCAACGAGGTGGTCACCGCCGCGATCATCGATCCCGGCTGGACGGGCGACATCGAGTGGATGAAGTGGCTGCCGCACACGACCAGCCCCCGCTCGCCCTTCGCCGAGATGGCGCTCGCCGACAGTCAGTCCGCCGGCACGGCCCTGCTGAACGCGCTCGAGGAGATGATCCTCGCGCGGCTCTCCGCCTCCGCGACCCGCCGAGGGCCGCTCGGCGAGGGCGACACGTCGATGGCCCTCGGCCGTCGCGTGGGCGAGATGGCGTCGTCCGACAAGGGCGCCGTCGAGGACGTGTCGCTCGTGCTGTTCGTCAGCAATGACGCCCCGGTCGACCGGCCACGGCTCACGCAGGTCATCGAGCGCGGTCCGGATGCCGGTGTGTACACGGTCTTCGTCGCGCCGACGGTCGAGTCCCTCCCGGCCGCCTGCCGCACGTTCATCGACGTCACCGGCGGGCTGGACGACGCGACGGTGGGCTGGGTGCGCGCGGGCGAGCGCGCAGAGGGCGTCGTGGTGGAGGGCGTCTCGCGCGAGTACGCCGACCTGTTCGCGAAGCGGATGGCTCCGGTGGTGGACTCCAGCTCGGTCGCGGCCGACTCGTCCGATCTGCCTGGTTCGGTGTCGCTGCTGCGCCTGGTCGGCACCGACATGGCGGAGGAGCCCGGCGCGGTGATCGAGCGCTGGCGGCAGACGAACTCGGTGATCGACCGCACCCCCGGCCCCCGCCCCCGGCTGAAGCGCGCCTCCACGCTCAAGGCATTCGTCGGGCAGGGGAGCCCGGACGCGATGTCGCTCGACCTCCGCGGTCAGGGGCCGCACGCCCTCGTCGGCGGGACCACCGGCTCGGGCAAGTCGGAGTTCCTGCAGGCGTGGGTGCTGGGCATGGCCGCCGAGTACAGCCCGGACCGTGTGACCTTCCTGTTCGTGGACTACAAGGGCGGATCCGCCTTCGCCGACTGCGTCGAGCTGCCGCACTGCGTCGGGCTGGTCACCGACCTGAGCCCGCACCTGGTGCGCCGCGCGCTGACCAGCCTGCGTGCCGAGCTGCATCACCGTGAGCACCTGTTCCACCGCAAGAAGGCGAAGGACCTGCTCGAGCTGGAGAAGCGTCAGGATCCCGAGACGCCGCCCGCGCTCGTCCTCGTGATCGACGAGTTCGCCGCGCTCGTCGGCGAGGTCCCCGAGTTCGTCGACGGTGTCGTCGACATCGCCCAGCGCGGTCGCTCACTCGGCATCCACCTGATCATGGCCACGCAGCGGCCCGCCGGCGTCATCAAGGACAACCTGCGCGCGAACACCAACCTGCGGGTGGCCCTGCGGATGGCCGACGAGGCCGACTCGACCGACGTCGTCGGCGAGCCGCTGGCCGCGGGCTTCGACCCGTCGCTGCCCGGCCGCGGCATCGCCAAGACCGGACCCGGCCGGCTGGTGCCCTTCCAGTCGGGCTATGCCGGCGGATGGACCGCCGACGAGCCCGACCGCGCCCAGGTCAGGGTCGCCGAGCTGCGCTTCGGCTCGCTCGTGCAGTGGGAGTCGGCGGAGGAGTCCGAGTCCGACACCCACGACGACGACCTCGGCCCCAACGATCAGAAGCGGCTCGTCGCCACCCTGGTCCGGGCGACCGCGGAGGCCGGCATCCCCGCGCCGCGTCGTCCGTGGCTCGACGACCTCGCCGGCACGATCGATCTGCGCGCCCTCCCGCTGGACGGCGGCGACAGCCGCATCCCGATCGGGCTCGCCGACATCCCCGAGCGCCAGCTGCAGGACGCCGTCTTCTTCGAGCCGGACACCGACGGGCACATGCTCGTCTACGGCACGAGCGGTGCGGGCAAGTCCGCCGCGCTGCGCACCATCGCGATCGGCGCGGGAGCACGCCCCGACCTCGGCCGCACCGTCGTCTACGCGATCGACTTCGGCACGGGCGCGCTGCGCTCGCTCGAAGTGCTGCCCCACGTCGGCTCGGTGGTCTCGGGCGACGACGTCGAGCGCGTCCAGCGGCTCCTGCGCACGCTCCGCGGCATCCTCGACGACCGCTCGAAGCGCTACTCGGCGGTCAGCGCCGCGACCCTCGGCGAGTACCGGCAGATCACCGGCGAGCTGTCCGAGCCGAGGATCATCGTGCTGATCGACGGCTTCGGCGTGTTCAAGCAGGACTGGGAGACCACGTCCGCGCGGGCCGCGTACTACGCGATCTTCATGCGGATGCTGGGCGAGGGGCGACCACTCGGCGTGCACGTCGTCGCGACCGCCGATCGCTACGGCGCCGTGCCCACCGCGGTCAGCGCGAACGTGACCAAGCGCATCGTCCTTCGGATGTCCGATGAAGGTGCGTACTCGATCCTCGGCGTCGCCAAGGATGTGCTCAGCGAGCGCAGCGCGCCCGGCAGGGCGATCGTCGACGGCTTCGAGGCGCAGGTCGCCGTCATCGGCGGCACGACCAACGTGGCCGAGCAGACGCTGGCGACCGAGCAGTTCGCCGCCGCGCTGCGTGCCGCGGGTGCCGTGGAGGCCAGGGAGATCGGCTCGCTGCCCGTCGAGCTGGTGCCCGCGGAGCTGCCGGACCGCGTCGACGATCTGCCGGTGCTCGGCGTCGGTGACGACACGCTGGGCCCGAAGGGCTTCGAGCCGATCGGCACGTTCGTCGTCGCGGGCCCGCCGCAGAGCGGGAAGACGACCGCACTGCGCGGCATCGTCGCGGCGATGGAGCGCTTCGATCCCGAGATCGAGCTGTTCCACGTGGGCGGCAGGCGTGCGGCGCTGCGTGACTTCCGTCCGTGGCAGGTCGCCGCCTCCGGCATCGAGGACGTGCGGGCGCTCGCGAAGAGCCTCAAGGACATCGTCGCCGACGAGGCGGGCGGCAAGCGGATCGTCATCGTGGTGGAGAACATCGTGGAGTTCGGCGACACCGACGCGGAGCGCCCCCTCAAGGAGCTCTTCCAGGCGATCAACCGCAGCGATCACCTCCTGATCGCCGACGGCGACGTGTCGCAGCTCAGCGGCGGCTACGGTCTGGTCGGCGAGCTGAAGGCGGGCCGTCACGGCATCGCGCTGCGCCCCGACTCGTACGACGGCGACTCCCTCTTCAAGGTGCCGTTCCCCAAGGTGCAGCGCCACGAGTTCCCTGTCGGCCGCGGCCTGTTCGTCGAGAACGGCCGGATCGTCACCGTGCAGCTGCCGCGCACGGATCGGTAA
- the rpsG gene encoding 30S ribosomal protein S7 — protein sequence MPRKGPAPKRPVVNDPVYGAPIVSQLVNKILVDGKKSLAESIVYTALQGVEAKNGQDAVATLKKALDNVRPTLEVKSRRVGGSTYQVPVEVKPHRANTLALRWLVSYAKGRREKTMTERLQNEILDASNGLGAAVKRREDTHKMAESNRAFAHYRW from the coding sequence ATGCCTCGTAAGGGACCCGCCCCGAAGCGCCCCGTCGTCAACGACCCGGTCTACGGCGCACCGATCGTCAGCCAGCTCGTGAACAAGATCCTCGTCGACGGCAAGAAGTCGCTCGCCGAGTCGATCGTGTACACCGCCCTCCAGGGCGTCGAGGCCAAGAACGGCCAGGACGCCGTCGCCACGCTCAAGAAGGCGCTCGACAACGTGCGTCCGACCCTCGAGGTCAAGAGCCGTCGCGTCGGTGGCTCGACCTACCAGGTGCCGGTCGAGGTCAAGCCTCACCGCGCCAACACCCTCGCGCTGCGCTGGCTCGTCAGCTACGCCAAGGGCCGTCGTGAGAAGACCATGACCGAGCGCCTCCAGAACGAGATCCTGGATGCCTCGAACGGCCTGGGTGCCGCGGTGAAGCGCCGCGAAGACACCCACAAGATGGCCGAGTCGAACCGCGCCTTCGCGCACTACCGCTGGTAA